The following proteins are encoded in a genomic region of Bacteroides sp.:
- a CDS encoding glutathione peroxidase produces the protein MVAALTTGLSSTVFAQDDARKTLHDFKVEDIYGDPFDLSSLAGKKVMVVNTASKCGLTPQFEDLEKLYQEYRESGFVIIGFPANNFMNQEPGSNEEIIEFCQSNYGVSFPMMTKISVKGDDMAPLYQWLTQKSQNGKLDAKVTWNFQKFLIDEQGNLVDVLSPREKPYSEKVIAWLNQ, from the coding sequence ATGGTTGCCGCTTTGACGACAGGCCTTTCCTCAACGGTATTTGCACAGGATGATGCCCGCAAGACCCTTCACGATTTCAAGGTCGAGGATATCTATGGCGATCCCTTTGACTTGTCAAGCCTGGCAGGCAAAAAAGTAATGGTTGTCAACACCGCCTCAAAATGCGGACTGACCCCTCAGTTTGAAGACCTTGAGAAACTCTACCAGGAATACCGCGAAAGCGGATTCGTGATCATTGGTTTCCCAGCCAACAACTTCATGAACCAGGAGCCCGGTTCGAATGAAGAGATCATTGAGTTTTGCCAGTCGAACTACGGGGTATCCTTTCCCATGATGACTAAAATTTCTGTGAAGGGCGACGACATGGCGCCCCTCTACCAGTGGCTGACCCAAAAGAGCCAGAATGGCAAACTAGATGCTAAAGTAACCTGGAATTTCCAGAAGTTTCTCATTGACGAACAGGGAAACCTGGTTGATGTTTTGTCACCCCGCGAGAAGCCTTATTCCGAAAAGGTCATCGCCTGGCTCAATCAATAA
- a CDS encoding DEAD/DEAH box helicase, with the protein MQPPQYNGFENEFQLVFAITENPPMGFMIEPFAVKVIGQRQFSYEFHRINPVTAGDFFPGMTQPYRQLLKLYGNYAEEALLKRFNKENIKPSQFFESLTPEFVAEHLRPLIDKTMAEMASVLLKNGLPLHYKGLKDDRILEESIPVALGLVEPVFYFQRLESGLRYRLLLFHQNEELSLKGEDALMLGLKPCLLIIEGQLFRFDKEWDGKKLNPFFTRDEIMVPKSSERAYFQKFVMDAIRHYRVEAEGFEIVTLQASPKPVLKLEQNWQNHWSLQLAFRYGDEVFGPGDEGISKVSLKEERGTFVFSKVARDLTVENQWVDKMESLGLVNRKGDGFYLWYPAKKTETSGEEAVLAGLYDYLDWLAAYSEALDMDNIEVQKDEGTGSFFLGRPQVSLEVTDRNDWFDLYGTVSFGPHRIPFLRLKNHILHGIREFSLPDGTIGLIPSEWFGQYQDVMKFALGKGSTLQLKRHHFTLLGQLKETSTPVKGLDEAMKNFTPPPLPTGIEVQLRPYQLQGFQWMSFLYQHRLGGCLADDMGLGKTLQTLAILLHAHREASGEDKAVTPPEAPPPNPPQRQLGLFDDGSGEAPPSHRGTSLLVMPLSLIHNWLREIYRFTPQLKVLQHTGPARKTCTRAFLPYDLVLTTYGTVRNDIQLFEGFQFNYVVLDESQIIKNAESKIFHAIKKLKARHRLVLTGTPVENSLTDLWAQFSFLNPGLLGNLNYYREEFVLPVEKNNDLRKQQKLHTLIEPFILRRTKSEVAKELPELTETVRYCEMSEEHRKYYETKKSQIRNLILEQVEHQGMDRSRFFILSSLMKLRLMANHPFMVDPEYAFDSGKFIEVRENIGKVLAEGHKVLIFSQFVKHLNIYRHYLDGQGLPYNLLTGQMPEKERGRLISEFQHDPDKRLFLISLKAGGLGLNLTGADYVFMLDPWWNPAVEKQAINRAHRIGQKKNVFVYKFITRDTVEEKILSLQQRKSTLAGMLIDQNNPLKNMGLNEIRDLIN; encoded by the coding sequence ATGCAGCCCCCTCAATACAACGGCTTCGAAAACGAATTTCAGCTGGTGTTTGCTATCACTGAAAACCCGCCAATGGGCTTCATGATCGAGCCTTTTGCGGTGAAGGTCATCGGGCAGCGGCAGTTTAGCTATGAATTTCACCGGATCAACCCTGTCACTGCCGGCGATTTTTTCCCCGGCATGACCCAGCCTTACAGGCAACTACTGAAGCTTTACGGAAACTATGCCGAGGAGGCTTTGCTGAAGCGGTTTAACAAGGAGAATATTAAGCCCAGCCAGTTTTTTGAAAGTCTTACCCCCGAATTTGTTGCGGAGCATCTCCGGCCCCTGATTGATAAAACAATGGCTGAAATGGCCAGTGTGCTGTTAAAAAATGGGCTTCCACTTCACTATAAAGGACTGAAGGATGACAGGATCCTCGAGGAGAGCATTCCGGTGGCGCTGGGATTGGTTGAGCCCGTTTTTTATTTTCAGCGTCTTGAAAGCGGCCTGCGTTATCGCCTCCTGTTGTTTCACCAAAATGAGGAGCTTTCACTGAAAGGGGAGGATGCTTTGATGCTGGGGTTGAAACCCTGCCTGTTGATCATTGAGGGCCAGTTATTCCGTTTCGATAAGGAGTGGGACGGGAAGAAACTGAACCCTTTCTTTACCCGTGATGAGATCATGGTTCCCAAGTCTTCTGAAAGGGCTTATTTTCAGAAATTTGTGATGGATGCCATCAGGCATTATAGGGTGGAGGCAGAAGGCTTTGAGATCGTTACCCTGCAAGCCTCACCCAAGCCTGTCCTGAAATTGGAACAAAATTGGCAAAATCATTGGTCCTTGCAACTAGCCTTTCGTTATGGGGATGAGGTTTTTGGTCCTGGCGATGAGGGGATATCGAAAGTTTCCCTGAAGGAGGAAAGGGGAACATTTGTTTTCTCCAAGGTAGCCCGCGACCTTACTGTTGAGAATCAATGGGTTGATAAAATGGAGTCCCTGGGCTTGGTCAACCGCAAGGGGGATGGTTTTTATTTGTGGTATCCTGCAAAAAAGACGGAAACCTCGGGCGAGGAGGCAGTATTGGCTGGGCTTTACGACTACCTTGACTGGCTTGCGGCCTACAGCGAAGCCCTCGACATGGATAACATAGAGGTGCAGAAAGACGAAGGAACGGGTAGTTTTTTTTTAGGCAGACCCCAGGTAAGCCTGGAGGTAACCGACCGCAATGATTGGTTTGATTTGTATGGTACGGTGAGTTTTGGCCCTCACCGCATTCCCTTTCTCAGGTTAAAAAATCATATCCTTCATGGCATTCGTGAGTTCAGTCTTCCCGATGGCACGATAGGGCTGATTCCTTCGGAATGGTTCGGGCAATACCAGGACGTGATGAAGTTTGCGTTGGGCAAAGGAAGCACCCTTCAGCTGAAAAGGCACCATTTTACTTTGCTTGGGCAACTGAAAGAGACCAGCACGCCGGTGAAAGGGCTTGATGAGGCCATGAAGAATTTCACGCCCCCGCCGCTTCCAACCGGCATCGAGGTTCAATTGCGGCCCTATCAGCTCCAGGGCTTTCAGTGGATGAGCTTTTTATATCAGCATCGCCTGGGGGGCTGTCTGGCCGATGACATGGGCCTTGGAAAAACCCTACAGACCCTGGCCATACTGCTCCATGCCCACAGAGAAGCATCAGGGGAAGATAAGGCTGTTACGCCCCCGGAAGCACCACCGCCTAATCCTCCGCAGAGGCAGCTGGGACTTTTTGACGATGGTTCAGGGGAAGCGCCCCCTTCCCATCGGGGCACCTCCTTGCTGGTGATGCCGCTTTCGCTGATTCACAACTGGTTGCGTGAGATTTACCGGTTTACGCCCCAGTTAAAGGTGCTGCAGCATACCGGTCCGGCACGGAAAACCTGTACCAGGGCCTTTCTTCCCTATGACCTGGTCCTGACAACCTATGGTACCGTGCGCAACGATATCCAGTTGTTCGAAGGTTTCCAGTTTAATTATGTGGTGCTAGATGAAAGCCAGATCATAAAAAACGCGGAATCAAAGATCTTTCATGCCATTAAGAAACTCAAGGCCAGGCACCGGCTGGTGCTTACAGGAACCCCGGTTGAAAACTCCCTGACCGACTTATGGGCGCAGTTTTCTTTTCTTAATCCCGGGCTGCTGGGCAACCTCAATTACTACCGGGAGGAGTTTGTGTTGCCTGTTGAAAAAAATAATGATTTACGCAAACAACAAAAACTTCACACCCTGATCGAGCCATTTATCCTGCGGCGTACCAAGTCGGAGGTGGCCAAAGAATTGCCTGAACTTACGGAGACGGTTCGTTACTGCGAGATGTCTGAAGAGCATCGCAAGTATTATGAGACAAAAAAATCGCAGATACGCAACCTGATATTGGAGCAGGTTGAGCACCAGGGGATGGACCGCTCGCGCTTCTTTATCCTGAGCAGCCTGATGAAGCTGCGGTTGATGGCGAACCATCCCTTTATGGTGGATCCCGAGTATGCCTTTGATTCGGGCAAGTTTATTGAAGTGCGCGAAAACATCGGGAAGGTTTTGGCCGAAGGCCATAAAGTGCTCATCTTTTCCCAGTTTGTGAAACACCTGAATATTTACCGGCATTATCTTGATGGGCAGGGTTTGCCTTATAATTTGCTGACCGGGCAGATGCCGGAGAAGGAACGTGGAAGGCTGATCAGCGAATTTCAGCACGATCCGGACAAGAGGCTGTTCCTGATCTCGCTGAAGGCTGGTGGCCTGGGCCTGAACCTTACTGGTGCCGATTATGTTTTTATGCTGGACCCCTGGTGGAACCCGGCCGTGGAGAAGCAAGCCATCAACAGGGCGCATCGCATCGGCCAGAAAAAGAATGTGTTTGTGTATAAATTCATCACCCGTGATACCGTGGAGGAAAAGATCCTGAGCTTGCAACAGCGCAAATCTACCCTCGCCGGTATGTTGATCGATCAAAACAACCCCCTGAAAAATATGGGGCTGAATGAGATCAGAGACCTGATCAATTAA
- a CDS encoding alanine--glyoxylate aminotransferase family protein, whose protein sequence is MKGRKLLMIPGPIEFEPEVMQSMAIPTPSHVDPSFIETFGHSLEMMRDVWQCPSGQPFILAGTGTLAMDSVGANLIEAGDPALVVSTGYFGERYAELLKRYGAQVEILKAETGDIVPMEQVEAQLMLRKYKLMTFTHVDTSTAVLNDAKALGALGKKYDVLTILDGVCSVAGEEIRQEEWGIDVVLTASQKAIGVPPGLALFVVSPKAMQAFENRETPVGNYYGDWAQWLPIMKAYEKRTPSYFGTPAVNLIIALEKSLELILKEGLENRFKRHLLTGQAFRAAMKALGLKMIPQSEKASANTLSAPYFPEGVKGAELLGHISQAGIILAGGLLPDIKGRYFRVGHMGAVNRSDLLSTVDAIETALVRCNCFVDPGAGVLTLRQFMENQR, encoded by the coding sequence ATGAAAGGACGAAAATTATTAATGATCCCTGGCCCCATTGAGTTTGAACCCGAAGTGATGCAATCCATGGCCATCCCCACACCAAGCCACGTGGATCCGTCTTTCATTGAAACCTTTGGCCATTCGCTTGAAATGATGCGCGATGTTTGGCAATGCCCTTCGGGCCAACCTTTTATCCTTGCCGGCACCGGCACTCTGGCCATGGATTCGGTCGGAGCCAACCTGATTGAAGCCGGCGACCCTGCCCTAGTGGTGTCCACAGGCTATTTTGGCGAACGTTATGCCGAATTGCTTAAACGCTATGGCGCGCAGGTAGAAATCCTGAAAGCGGAGACAGGCGACATTGTACCAATGGAACAAGTGGAAGCGCAGCTCATGTTAAGGAAATACAAGCTGATGACCTTTACCCATGTAGACACTTCGACCGCTGTTCTCAATGATGCCAAAGCCCTGGGTGCCCTCGGCAAAAAATATGATGTGCTGACGATCCTCGATGGAGTATGCTCGGTAGCAGGCGAAGAGATCCGACAGGAAGAATGGGGCATTGATGTGGTGCTGACCGCCTCTCAAAAAGCTATTGGCGTGCCCCCGGGACTGGCCTTGTTTGTTGTCTCACCAAAAGCCATGCAGGCGTTCGAAAACCGAGAGACGCCTGTGGGAAATTATTATGGCGACTGGGCCCAATGGCTGCCCATCATGAAAGCCTACGAGAAGCGGACTCCTTCCTACTTTGGCACGCCTGCCGTAAACCTGATCATCGCCCTGGAGAAAAGCCTGGAATTGATCCTGAAAGAAGGTTTGGAAAATCGCTTCAAAAGGCATCTCCTCACTGGTCAGGCTTTCCGCGCGGCAATGAAAGCCCTGGGGCTGAAAATGATCCCGCAAAGCGAGAAGGCATCTGCCAATACTCTTTCCGCCCCCTATTTTCCCGAAGGGGTGAAAGGCGCTGAACTGCTGGGACATATCTCTCAAGCAGGTATTATTTTGGCAGGAGGCCTGCTGCCCGACATAAAGGGAAGGTATTTCAGGGTGGGCCATATGGGTGCCGTCAACCGAAGCGACTTGCTTTCAACGGTAGATGCCATTGAAACCGCCTTAGTGAGATGCAATTGTTTCGTTGATCCCGGGGCAGGCGTTCTTACCCTGCGCCAGTTCATGGAAAACCAGAGATAG
- a CDS encoding amidase, whose product MTKMKKSIVLSLVILLLTGTFGCNDSKPAEPLNMLELTIADIHRAFEEGTLTSVQLVEGYLKRIEHLNDTLNALTVINPVALELAKELDREYRETGILRPLHGIPLIVKDNINTAGLPTTAGALALKDYIPAEDAFVIRKLREAGAIILAKSNMAEWAFSPMHTESSTAGTTRNPYNLDHVPAGSSGGTAASIAANQAVIGLGTDTGNSIRGPSSHCALVGFRTTQGLISRSAIVPLYLRNDIVGPLCRSVEDATRVMEIMAGYDPLDPVTRYSEGKIPANYLQYLEPEGLKGARIGVLGALSYEDIHPEILALFSQALEDMKARGAEIIDSVSIPEFSDLQQNLWCADFRKDIEAFLDTWVERDTLRTLEDIIRIGTHSDYASGSLTYFKDHSGRDQNLVKECLDVYQDPRSIAFREAIEQVMDALDLDALVYPSWNYPPAGIDNFREEYRGDNSQIIAPHTGQPAFTIPMGYTGNNLPAGIQFLGRMFDEPTLLRLTFAYEQATHHRKPPDLPK is encoded by the coding sequence ATGACCAAAATGAAAAAATCCATTGTTTTATCCCTTGTAATTTTGCTATTGACAGGTACCTTTGGTTGTAATGATTCCAAACCTGCTGAACCCCTGAATATGCTTGAATTAACCATTGCCGACATCCATCGTGCCTTCGAGGAAGGTACGCTGACAAGCGTGCAACTGGTTGAGGGTTACCTGAAACGGATTGAGCATTTGAATGACACCCTCAATGCCCTCACCGTCATCAATCCTGTTGCCCTGGAACTAGCAAAGGAGTTAGACCGGGAATACAGGGAAACCGGGATTCTCAGGCCCCTTCACGGTATTCCGCTCATCGTCAAGGACAACATCAATACAGCCGGCCTGCCCACTACCGCAGGGGCCCTGGCATTAAAAGATTACATCCCCGCTGAGGATGCCTTTGTCATCCGGAAGCTCAGAGAAGCAGGAGCCATTATCCTGGCAAAGTCAAACATGGCCGAATGGGCCTTCAGCCCGATGCATACAGAAAGTTCCACAGCAGGCACCACCCGTAACCCCTACAACCTGGATCACGTCCCGGCAGGTTCAAGTGGCGGGACAGCAGCTTCGATAGCTGCCAACCAGGCTGTTATTGGTTTGGGAACAGATACCGGAAATTCCATTCGCGGACCCTCCTCTCATTGCGCACTGGTAGGGTTTCGCACCACCCAGGGATTGATCAGCCGCAGTGCCATTGTTCCCCTCTACTTGCGCAACGATATCGTGGGTCCCTTGTGCCGCTCAGTAGAAGATGCCACGAGGGTCATGGAAATCATGGCCGGCTATGACCCACTGGATCCTGTAACAAGATATTCAGAAGGAAAAATTCCTGCAAATTATCTTCAGTACCTGGAACCAGAAGGCCTGAAAGGAGCACGCATCGGGGTGCTGGGCGCCTTAAGCTACGAGGACATCCACCCCGAGATCCTGGCTTTGTTCAGCCAGGCTCTGGAAGACATGAAGGCCCGGGGTGCTGAAATCATTGACTCTGTTTCGATCCCGGAATTCAGTGATTTGCAGCAAAACCTTTGGTGCGCCGACTTCCGGAAAGACATAGAAGCCTTCCTCGACACCTGGGTAGAGCGCGACACCCTGCGCACCCTGGAAGACATCATTCGCATTGGCACCCACTCCGACTATGCTTCCGGTTCATTGACCTATTTCAAAGATCATTCAGGCAGGGATCAAAACCTTGTGAAAGAGTGCCTGGATGTATACCAGGATCCCCGGAGTATCGCCTTCCGGGAAGCCATTGAACAGGTCATGGATGCACTGGATCTGGACGCCCTGGTATACCCCTCCTGGAACTATCCGCCCGCCGGCATTGACAACTTCCGCGAAGAATACAGGGGCGACAACAGCCAGATCATCGCTCCCCACACAGGACAACCGGCATTTACCATTCCCATGGGGTATACAGGTAATAATCTGCCAGCCGGAATACAATTCCTGGGCAGGATGTTCGACGAACCTACCCTGCTAAGACTTACCTTTGCCTACGAACAAGCCACTCATCATCGAAAGCCACCGGACCTGCCCAAATAG